A portion of the Flavobacterium limnophilum genome contains these proteins:
- a CDS encoding LamG-like jellyroll fold domain-containing protein, with amino-acid sequence MKTRLLFFFLLAFSFGQAQVSFNAPYASSVAATTANLNVYMNLNNTYQVSYQIATSSAGVASAANQGSQNTFAGSYNLVKNLTGLLPNTTYYFRFRALAFGVYTNSAISSFTTAALVPIISGVTSSAITTNGATINYTLNAQGFNTTSVVKYGLSVATMTSQVVGNSATGTSNTAGSTLLTGLTPNRQYYYQVEAVNANGTTTSESIGTFTTTTVFPIISAVSASVTQTTATINYTLNANGSNATSTVYTLDGGIIQTEITGVSSTGTTNTTGSVTFTGLMANTQYIYRLEATNSNGTENTNLFTFITAAPPQLIAEYTFNNTPNNVNGNSPFSHLFGLSYTADRHGNANAALSLSDNGAVATITGLPYGSNGRTVSFWVKTTTMNTFFNYAFHYGDAANGNGFLFKPAQSIFFAGSGGNNSIATSHTNNAWYHYVCTYDGTISKIYKDGVLISSAATTWNTVNNLDKFRLGLTENGSTGYFSGAIDDLKIYNYALTQADVNSLFTNNTLSSQDFSQNNLKVLLYPNPVKDVLNIETKTELKSVEIYNIQGQKVKTSTQKQTNVSDLASGIYMVRIQDENNGIATEKIVKQ; translated from the coding sequence ATGAAAACACGATTACTTTTCTTTTTTTTACTGGCATTTTCGTTTGGCCAAGCACAAGTTAGTTTCAATGCGCCTTATGCATCGAGTGTTGCAGCCACTACCGCCAATCTTAATGTGTACATGAATTTAAACAACACATATCAAGTGTCGTATCAAATTGCGACAAGTTCAGCTGGCGTTGCTTCGGCAGCCAATCAAGGTTCTCAAAACACTTTTGCGGGTTCTTATAATCTTGTTAAAAACCTAACCGGTTTATTACCCAATACGACTTATTATTTTAGATTCCGTGCACTTGCATTTGGAGTTTATACCAATTCAGCTATAAGTTCTTTTACAACTGCGGCTTTAGTGCCAATAATTTCTGGAGTTACTTCTTCAGCAATTACAACTAATGGGGCTACTATTAATTATACTTTAAATGCCCAAGGTTTCAATACTACTTCTGTGGTAAAATATGGTTTGTCTGTTGCTACAATGACAAGTCAAGTTGTGGGGAATTCGGCAACGGGAACTTCAAACACGGCAGGAAGCACTTTACTAACAGGGCTTACGCCTAATAGACAGTATTATTATCAAGTTGAAGCGGTTAATGCAAACGGAACCACTACAAGCGAGTCTATTGGTACTTTTACAACGACTACTGTTTTTCCGATTATTTCCGCTGTTTCTGCATCGGTTACGCAAACTACAGCAACCATTAATTATACCTTAAACGCCAATGGAAGTAATGCAACTTCAACAGTTTATACACTAGATGGAGGGATTATTCAAACTGAAATTACTGGTGTATCATCAACAGGAACAACCAACACGACTGGGAGTGTTACCTTTACAGGGCTAATGGCTAATACGCAATATATTTACAGACTTGAAGCAACTAATAGCAATGGGACTGAAAACACTAATTTATTTACTTTTATTACAGCTGCTCCGCCACAATTGATTGCTGAATATACATTCAATAACACACCAAATAATGTAAATGGAAATTCGCCTTTTTCTCATCTTTTTGGATTGTCCTACACTGCAGACAGACACGGAAACGCAAATGCAGCCTTGAGTCTTTCTGACAATGGAGCTGTAGCAACTATTACTGGCCTGCCTTATGGCTCGAATGGTAGAACGGTTTCATTTTGGGTAAAAACGACTACGATGAATACTTTTTTCAATTATGCCTTTCATTATGGAGATGCGGCAAACGGAAATGGTTTTTTGTTTAAACCAGCGCAATCAATATTTTTTGCGGGTTCGGGAGGCAACAATAGCATTGCCACTTCACATACAAACAATGCTTGGTATCATTATGTTTGTACGTATGACGGCACGATATCAAAAATCTATAAAGATGGTGTACTGATTTCAAGTGCTGCTACAACTTGGAATACAGTAAACAATTTGGATAAGTTTAGATTAGGATTGACAGAAAACGGATCGACAGGCTATTTTAGTGGAGCCATTGATGATTTAAAAATTTACAATTATGCCTTGACTCAAGCTGATGTAAACAGTTTATTTACCAATAACACTTTGTCTTCTCAAGATTTTTCTCAAAACAACCTAAAAGTTTTATTATATCCAAACCCTGTGAAAGATGTTCTAAATATCGAAACCAAAACAGAATTGAAGTCAGTTGAAATCTATAACATTCAAGGGCAAAAAGTAAAAACGTCCACACAAAAACAAACTAATGTTTCCGATTTGGCTTCTGGAATCTATATGGTTAGAATTCAAGATGAAAATAATGGAATCGCCACTGAAAAGATAGTGAAACAATAA
- a CDS encoding 3-oxoacyl-ACP synthase III family protein: protein MKIKISGIGSYIPEIKVANADFNKHVFLNEDGTPFAYPNEVVINKFKSITGIEKRRYASPEQNTSDLAFLASIKAIENARIDPETIDYIIFAHNFGDVKYGSKQSDIIPSLATRVKHKLQIKNPKCVAYDILFGCPGWIEGVLQANAFIQSGMAKRCLVIGGETLSRVVDPHDRDSMIYSDGSGAAIIEASDDETGMLSYESATYAYDEAGYLFFGKSYNPDLAKEDTCYIKMHGRKIYEFALSNVPAAMKSCLDQSGLDIDDVKKILIHQANEKMDEAIIHRFYKLYGKSVPKDIMPMSIHELGNSSVATVPTLLDLLIRGKIENQELHKGDILIFASVGAGMNINAFVYRY from the coding sequence ATGAAAATAAAAATAAGCGGAATAGGGAGTTATATTCCAGAAATAAAAGTTGCCAATGCAGACTTTAACAAACATGTATTTTTAAATGAAGACGGAACCCCTTTTGCTTACCCGAACGAGGTTGTCATCAATAAATTTAAAAGCATTACCGGAATCGAAAAGAGACGATATGCTTCTCCTGAACAAAACACCTCAGACTTGGCCTTTCTGGCTTCGATAAAAGCAATCGAAAATGCAAGAATAGATCCCGAGACCATTGATTACATCATTTTTGCCCACAATTTTGGCGATGTGAAATACGGTTCAAAACAATCGGACATCATCCCTAGTTTGGCCACTCGCGTCAAGCATAAATTGCAAATAAAAAACCCAAAATGTGTGGCTTATGACATTCTTTTTGGTTGTCCAGGATGGATAGAAGGCGTGCTTCAGGCCAATGCTTTCATCCAATCCGGCATGGCAAAACGTTGTTTGGTGATTGGCGGCGAAACCCTTTCGAGAGTGGTCGATCCACACGACAGGGATTCCATGATTTATTCTGACGGTTCTGGAGCAGCGATAATCGAAGCTTCGGATGACGAAACGGGAATGCTGTCTTATGAAAGCGCCACTTATGCCTACGATGAAGCTGGTTATTTGTTTTTTGGAAAATCATACAATCCCGATTTGGCAAAAGAAGATACTTGCTACATCAAAATGCATGGCCGAAAAATTTATGAATTTGCCTTGAGCAATGTTCCAGCAGCCATGAAAAGTTGTCTAGACCAAAGCGGATTGGACATTGACGACGTGAAAAAAATCTTGATTCACCAAGCCAACGAAAAAATGGACGAAGCCATCATTCACCGTTTTTACAAATTATACGGCAAATCTGTTCCCAAAGACATTATGCCAATGAGCATTCACGAACTGGGAAACAGCAGCGTGGCTACCGTTCCTACCCTTTTGGATTTATTGATTCGAGGAAAAATCGAAAATCAAGAACTACATAAAGGCGACATTCTCATCTTCGCTTCCGTTGGGGCAGGAATGAATATCAATGCCTTTGTTTATAGATATTAA
- a CDS encoding group III truncated hemoglobin: protein MTDIQTREDLHLLMSEFYKKLLADDKINFIFTEVAQIDLEPHLLDLVDFWEQILFDTGSYRKNVLQIHIDINQKLKLSEEHFSIWLHYFNTTIDENFEGQIAENMKTRALSIATVMKIKM, encoded by the coding sequence ATGACAGACATTCAAACCCGAGAAGATTTACATCTGTTGATGAGTGAATTCTACAAGAAATTACTCGCCGACGACAAAATCAATTTTATATTTACCGAAGTGGCCCAAATCGATTTAGAACCCCATTTATTGGACTTGGTTGATTTCTGGGAACAAATCCTTTTTGACACCGGCAGTTACCGAAAAAACGTGCTTCAAATCCACATAGACATCAACCAAAAATTAAAATTATCGGAAGAACATTTTTCCATTTGGCTTCATTATTTCAACACCACAATTGACGAAAACTTTGAAGGACAAATTGCCGAAAACATGAAAACAAGAGCCTTGTCCATTGCCACAGTAATGAAAATAAAAATGTAA
- a CDS encoding DUF6770 family protein encodes MRKLASLLLMCLAVNLALAQTKKINEVNTFTVKNSGVILNKEKDVEGYYFFYEMDKLKKGDREFAIQILDNNLVEVAKKTYINNKNTFLMNSSFNNQAMLFALANYKEKKINLLTFNKKAEQSSSIDIPLESKEIKWIEAMKLSGDFNILFPVNNKGFLFNKVADNKKIGYSLKYYPTDGGKAWEFNSPVDSQEILMINPIEVNEDVVVALEFSRTSVFSRKVMIKTLVIDANTGKLLFDKEYSKNKNPRLISNAYINDNKAVVLLGEYFNEGDNIFDDQSQGLFSEEVNLSGQTNKEVFVSWKNDVSKFYKPQAGEKEIGHVYFHKIVKTASGEIYAIGEKYKKTASASGIAMAVLNKGQGATTQLTITDAVAFKFDRDFKLKDIKIFEKGKSRVPCLTDFGSPQLNANALKNQGAFDYVFTQIDKKNDRFYSCFVDYERLSGEKNKFAFKTIIYDEGSLSQDKIYLSSEDKEFRVMAGKVGYVALIEYNKKDKEINLHLEKLNIK; translated from the coding sequence ATGAGAAAACTTGCTAGTTTACTTTTAATGTGTCTTGCCGTAAACCTTGCGCTTGCACAAACAAAAAAAATCAATGAAGTTAACACCTTCACAGTAAAAAATTCAGGAGTAATCTTGAATAAAGAAAAAGATGTGGAAGGCTACTATTTTTTTTATGAAATGGACAAATTAAAAAAAGGAGATCGAGAATTTGCCATTCAAATCTTGGACAACAATTTGGTTGAAGTGGCAAAAAAAACCTACATCAACAACAAAAACACCTTTTTGATGAACAGCAGCTTTAATAATCAAGCCATGCTGTTTGCCTTAGCCAATTATAAAGAAAAAAAGATCAACTTGCTTACCTTTAACAAAAAAGCAGAACAAAGTTCGTCCATAGACATTCCTTTGGAAAGCAAAGAAATAAAGTGGATCGAAGCAATGAAACTTTCCGGTGATTTCAACATTCTTTTTCCTGTCAACAACAAAGGTTTTTTGTTCAACAAAGTAGCCGACAACAAAAAAATAGGATATTCTTTGAAATACTATCCAACCGATGGAGGAAAAGCTTGGGAATTTAATTCTCCCGTAGATTCACAAGAAATATTGATGATAAATCCCATCGAAGTAAATGAAGATGTCGTTGTAGCATTGGAATTTTCAAGAACCAGCGTGTTTTCCAGAAAAGTCATGATTAAAACACTTGTCATAGATGCAAATACCGGTAAACTTTTGTTTGACAAAGAATACAGTAAAAACAAAAATCCAAGATTAATATCCAATGCCTACATAAACGATAATAAGGCAGTGGTGTTGTTAGGTGAATATTTCAACGAAGGAGACAATATCTTTGACGATCAAAGCCAAGGTCTTTTTTCGGAAGAAGTTAATTTATCCGGACAAACCAATAAAGAAGTTTTTGTAAGCTGGAAAAATGACGTAAGCAAATTCTATAAGCCTCAAGCAGGAGAAAAGGAAATAGGCCATGTTTATTTTCATAAAATCGTGAAAACAGCATCTGGCGAAATCTATGCTATAGGTGAAAAATACAAGAAAACGGCAAGTGCAAGCGGAATTGCAATGGCTGTTTTAAACAAAGGACAAGGAGCTACAACTCAATTAACCATAACAGATGCAGTTGCTTTTAAATTTGATCGTGACTTTAAATTAAAAGACATCAAAATATTTGAAAAAGGAAAATCGAGAGTGCCTTGCCTAACCGATTTTGGAAGCCCACAACTTAATGCAAATGCCTTGAAAAACCAAGGTGCATTTGATTATGTATTTACACAAATAGACAAAAAGAACGATCGCTTTTATTCTTGTTTTGTAGATTATGAAAGACTTTCGGGCGAAAAAAACAAATTTGCTTTCAAAACCATTATTTATGATGAAGGTTCTCTTTCACAAGACAAAATCTATTTGTCCAGTGAAGACAAAGAATTCAGGGTAATGGCAGGCAAAGTAGGTTATGTCGCTTTGATAGAGTACAACAAAAAAGATAAAGAAATTAATTTACACTTGGAAAAACTAAACATCAAATAA
- a CDS encoding M48 family metalloprotease, whose protein sequence is MSNKKASNFDIKKQKKVKEILLERNTSFLKDVKDSTFIFDKTIQKSINAILSKIYLANPQIKHDDFVFLINKSMIPNAACYGNGLFSINLGLFILIENDDELAFIICHEIGHHILKHGDKAINKYLDSYNSKETKNQINKAANQTYGRRAAVSALLKDLDYNFMKQSRSAEIQADSLGFVLFNKTNYNKQASVSALKKLDFSNNMIFNATTNLKQNFDFNEYPFKEAWISSEEKLFNLKESADDLKFNADSLKTHPNIPFRMETLNRNFKFNPTNSTTSEFEKLQKTAFDSSIKIYFDNLKSDFALYQLLALHEQNKIPEDEFCNSIAYLLKKVYLLKEKHVFGKYVGGVSPFSEEKNINEIRLFLNNIELKNIRKIGYYFCLKNESKIKDKAAFQDSFNFFKNLNQN, encoded by the coding sequence ATGTCAAACAAAAAAGCTAGTAATTTTGACATAAAAAAACAAAAGAAAGTCAAGGAAATACTTCTGGAAAGAAACACTTCCTTTTTAAAGGACGTAAAAGACAGCACTTTTATTTTTGATAAAACAATCCAGAAATCAATCAATGCCATTCTTTCCAAAATATACCTTGCAAATCCCCAAATTAAACATGACGACTTTGTTTTCCTTATAAACAAATCAATGATTCCAAATGCAGCCTGTTATGGCAACGGATTGTTTTCCATTAATCTGGGTTTATTCATATTAATTGAAAACGATGACGAACTTGCGTTTATAATTTGTCACGAGATAGGCCACCATATACTGAAACACGGCGACAAAGCCATCAACAAATATCTTGACTCGTATAACTCAAAAGAAACCAAAAATCAAATAAATAAGGCCGCAAACCAAACCTACGGACGTAGGGCTGCGGTTTCTGCTTTGTTGAAAGATTTAGATTATAATTTTATGAAACAAAGCAGAAGTGCCGAAATTCAAGCGGATTCTTTAGGTTTCGTCTTGTTCAACAAAACCAATTACAACAAACAGGCTTCGGTTAGCGCACTCAAAAAACTGGATTTCTCCAACAACATGATCTTTAATGCCACTACCAACCTGAAACAAAATTTTGATTTTAACGAATATCCCTTTAAAGAAGCATGGATCAGCTCCGAGGAAAAATTATTCAATCTCAAAGAAAGTGCCGATGATTTAAAGTTCAATGCAGATTCCTTAAAAACACATCCCAACATTCCCTTCCGGATGGAAACTTTAAATAGAAATTTCAAATTCAACCCCACAAACTCGACTACTTCTGAATTTGAAAAACTGCAAAAAACGGCTTTTGACAGCAGTATCAAAATTTATTTTGACAATCTCAAATCAGACTTTGCCTTGTACCAATTATTGGCTCTTCACGAACAAAATAAAATACCGGAAGACGAATTCTGCAATTCAATTGCCTATCTGTTGAAAAAAGTATATCTATTGAAAGAAAAACACGTCTTCGGGAAATATGTGGGAGGAGTCAGTCCTTTTTCCGAAGAAAAAAACATCAACGAAATACGATTGTTTTTGAACAATATCGAATTGAAAAACATTCGAAAAATAGGTTACTATTTTTGCCTCAAAAATGAATCAAAAATTAAAGACAAAGCTGCTTTTCAGGATTCTTTCAATTTCTTTAAAAATTTAAACCAAAATTAA
- the gcvP gene encoding aminomethyl-transferring glycine dehydrogenase has product MKTDSFALRHIGPRETDLQHMLKTIGVDSIERLVYETLPDDIRLKAPLALDPAMTEYEYSNHIAQLGSKNKMFQSYIGLGYNQAIVPAVIQRNIFENPGWYTAYTPYQAEIAQGRLEAILNFQTMVIELTGMEIANASLLDEGTAAAEAMALLYDVRSRDQKKNNVCKFFVSEEILPQTLSVLQTRSTPIGVELVIGNHETFNFSSDFFGAILQYPGKYGQVHDYADFIAKAAANEIKVAVAADILSLTKLTPPGEMGAAVVLGTTQRFGIPLGYGGPHAAYFATKDEYKRSMPGRIIGVTVDTDGNRALRMALQTREQHIKRDKATSNICTAQVLLSVMAGMYAVYHGPEGLRYIANKLHALAATLSNELEKLGLQQTNTAFFDTIVVKADAKKIKTIAEQNEVNFYYIDENTVSISLNETTSIADINKIVSIFASANNTQASTIEVLTETNHFPSHLERTSTFLDHEVFNKFHSESAMMRYIKMLERKDLSLNHSMISLGSCTMKLNAAAEMLPLSNALWNNIHPFAPLDQAQGYQEMLSKLEQQLNVITGFAGTTLQPNSGAQGEYAGLMVIRAYHQSRGDHHRNIALIPSSAHGTNPASAAMAGMKVIVTKTLENGNIDVEDLRQKAIEHKDDLSCLMVTYPSTHGVFESAIKEITQIIHDNGGQVYMDGANMNAQVGLTNPATIGADVCHLNLHKTFAIPHGGGGPGVGPICVAEHLVPFLPSNPVIATGGENAITAISAAPWGSALVCLISYGYITMLGAEGLKEATEFAILNANYIKEKLNGHYDTLYSGEMGRAAHEMILECRPFKQKGIEVTDIAKRLMDYGFHAPTVSFPVAGTLMIEPTESENLEELDRFCDAMISIRKEIEASTLEDKNNVLKNAPHTLAMLTADVWNFPYSREQAAFPLEYIAENKFWPTVRRADDAYGDRNLVCSCAPIEAYMES; this is encoded by the coding sequence ATGAAAACAGATTCTTTTGCTTTAAGACACATTGGCCCGAGAGAAACCGACCTGCAACACATGTTGAAAACCATAGGAGTTGACTCGATTGAGCGACTTGTTTATGAAACACTTCCGGATGACATTCGTCTAAAAGCACCACTTGCTTTGGATCCAGCCATGACCGAATATGAATATTCCAATCATATCGCCCAGTTGGGAAGCAAAAACAAGATGTTTCAATCCTATATAGGTTTGGGCTACAATCAAGCGATTGTTCCTGCAGTAATTCAAAGAAATATTTTTGAAAACCCAGGCTGGTACACGGCTTACACGCCATATCAAGCCGAAATTGCCCAAGGTCGTTTGGAAGCGATTTTGAATTTCCAAACTATGGTTATCGAATTGACCGGAATGGAAATAGCCAATGCCTCTTTATTGGACGAAGGAACTGCTGCTGCCGAAGCCATGGCTTTGCTTTATGACGTTCGTTCCCGCGACCAAAAGAAAAACAACGTTTGCAAATTCTTCGTTTCGGAAGAAATTTTACCACAAACATTATCCGTTTTACAAACCCGTTCTACGCCAATTGGAGTTGAATTGGTAATAGGAAACCACGAAACGTTTAACTTCTCGTCAGACTTTTTCGGAGCCATCCTCCAATATCCGGGGAAATACGGACAAGTTCATGATTATGCCGATTTCATTGCAAAAGCTGCCGCAAATGAAATAAAAGTTGCCGTAGCCGCCGATATTTTGAGTTTGACAAAACTAACACCTCCCGGAGAAATGGGTGCTGCAGTTGTTCTTGGAACCACGCAACGTTTCGGAATTCCGTTGGGTTATGGTGGACCACACGCCGCCTATTTTGCCACAAAAGACGAATACAAAAGAAGCATGCCGGGAAGAATTATTGGCGTGACCGTTGACACCGACGGAAATCGTGCGCTTCGTATGGCTTTGCAAACTCGCGAACAACACATCAAACGCGACAAAGCGACTTCCAATATTTGTACCGCACAAGTTTTATTGTCGGTTATGGCTGGAATGTACGCCGTTTATCACGGGCCAGAAGGTTTGCGATATATTGCCAATAAACTTCACGCTTTGGCCGCAACTTTATCCAATGAATTGGAAAAACTAGGTTTGCAGCAAACCAATACGGCTTTCTTTGACACCATCGTAGTGAAAGCTGATGCCAAAAAAATAAAAACAATCGCCGAACAAAACGAAGTTAACTTCTATTACATCGACGAAAATACCGTTTCTATTTCCTTGAATGAAACCACGAGTATTGCCGACATCAACAAAATTGTTTCGATTTTCGCTTCCGCAAATAATACCCAGGCCAGCACAATTGAAGTTTTGACGGAAACCAATCATTTCCCTTCCCATTTGGAAAGAACTTCAACATTTTTGGACCACGAAGTTTTCAATAAATTCCATTCGGAATCAGCAATGATGCGTTACATCAAAATGTTGGAGCGCAAAGATTTATCCTTGAATCATTCGATGATTTCGTTGGGTTCTTGCACCATGAAATTGAATGCTGCAGCCGAAATGTTGCCATTAAGCAATGCACTTTGGAACAACATTCACCCTTTTGCACCGCTAGACCAAGCACAGGGATATCAGGAAATGTTGTCTAAACTGGAGCAACAATTGAACGTAATTACCGGTTTTGCAGGAACGACTTTGCAACCCAATTCTGGTGCACAAGGCGAATATGCAGGACTTATGGTTATTCGTGCTTACCACCAATCTCGTGGCGATCACCATAGAAATATTGCCTTGATTCCTTCATCGGCACACGGAACCAATCCGGCTTCGGCAGCGATGGCGGGAATGAAAGTTATCGTTACCAAAACATTGGAAAACGGAAACATCGATGTGGAAGATTTACGCCAAAAAGCGATTGAACACAAAGACGATTTGTCTTGTTTGATGGTAACCTATCCTTCGACTCACGGGGTTTTTGAAAGCGCCATCAAAGAAATTACACAAATCATCCACGACAACGGTGGACAAGTTTATATGGATGGCGCCAACATGAATGCACAAGTTGGTTTGACCAATCCGGCAACCATTGGAGCCGACGTTTGCCACTTGAATTTGCACAAAACTTTCGCAATTCCTCACGGAGGTGGTGGACCAGGCGTTGGACCAATTTGTGTGGCCGAACATTTAGTTCCTTTCTTGCCATCCAATCCTGTAATCGCAACAGGTGGAGAAAATGCCATCACGGCTATTTCTGCTGCGCCTTGGGGCTCGGCATTGGTTTGTTTGATATCTTACGGCTACATCACGATGTTGGGCGCAGAAGGATTGAAAGAAGCAACTGAATTCGCCATATTGAACGCCAATTACATCAAGGAAAAACTAAACGGTCATTACGACACTTTATATTCTGGCGAAATGGGTCGTGCCGCCCACGAAATGATTTTGGAATGTCGCCCTTTCAAACAAAAAGGAATCGAAGTGACCGACATCGCCAAACGTTTGATGGATTATGGTTTTCATGCGCCTACGGTTTCTTTCCCGGTGGCTGGAACCTTGATGATTGAGCCAACCGAAAGCGAAAACTTGGAAGAATTAGACCGTTTTTGCGATGCGATGATTTCCATCAGAAAAGAAATTGAAGCTTCGACATTGGAAGACAAAAACAACGTTTTGAAAAATGCTCCTCATACACTGGCGATGCTTACTGCCGATGTTTGGAATTTCCCATACAGCAGAGAACAAGCTGCTTTTCCATTGGAATATATTGCCGAAAACAAATTCTGGCCAACCGTTCGCAGAGCCGATGATGCTTATGGCGACCGAAACTTGGTTTGTAGTTGCGCTCCAATTGAAGCGTATATGGAGAGCTAG
- a CDS encoding RES domain-containing protein, with translation MDFEKLIIDSKEKDIATLKEEISQIMLDKKYTTDIFTTFTFNGFYRARKHNDVKGDCKDEILMEFVNEKEFWNPPARNVKMGRCNGDGESMFYCSSDFLTAVLEVKPEIGDYITISNFSNLYTENIPRFRINAIGKTYLSKIHNLQNLFEDYKLNKDKIEIEDFLDKLFHQNVDDIETYKYKLSVALSHIFMTDGTDRKRSIIQTDGLLYPSIIRNQTSYCFVLKPWLVHCYFEISTIQTVQVVGKGNDFIKLKLHRNGRLLEEKLYPNDLFDIDWRDVSKKSDIETLYF, from the coding sequence ATGGATTTTGAAAAATTAATTATAGATAGTAAAGAGAAAGATATAGCAACTTTGAAAGAGGAGATTAGTCAAATAATGTTGGATAAGAAATACACGACTGATATTTTCACAACTTTTACATTCAATGGTTTTTATCGTGCAAGAAAACACAATGATGTTAAAGGCGATTGTAAGGATGAAATTTTAATGGAATTTGTTAATGAAAAAGAATTTTGGAATCCGCCTGCTAGAAATGTTAAAATGGGAAGATGTAATGGAGACGGAGAAAGTATGTTTTATTGTTCAAGTGATTTTTTAACTGCTGTTCTTGAAGTTAAACCTGAAATTGGAGATTATATTACTATTTCAAATTTCAGTAACTTATATACGGAAAATATTCCTAGATTTAGAATTAATGCAATCGGCAAAACATATTTATCTAAAATTCATAATCTTCAAAATTTATTTGAAGATTATAAATTAAATAAAGACAAAATTGAAATTGAAGATTTTTTGGATAAATTATTTCATCAGAATGTGGATGATATCGAAACATACAAATATAAGTTAAGTGTTGCGTTATCACATATTTTTATGACGGATGGAACAGATAGAAAAAGAAGTATTATACAAACAGATGGCTTGTTATATCCAAGTATTATTAGAAATCAGACGAGTTATTGTTTTGTTTTGAAACCTTGGTTGGTGCATTGTTATTTTGAAATTTCAACAATACAAACTGTTCAAGTTGTTGGAAAAGGGAATGATTTTATAAAGCTTAAATTGCATAGGAATGGTCGGTTATTGGAGGAAAAACTTTATCCAAATGATTTGTTTGATATTGATTGGAGGGATGTTTCTAAAAAATCAGATATTGAAACATTATATTTCTAA